A section of the Chloroflexota bacterium genome encodes:
- a CDS encoding ammonium transporter — translation MRAFSSKHIRKGRLALAAFAGVALLAALPVAVAAAVDTETEFVLNTFSFLIWGALVMWMCAGFTMLESGSVRTKNAAMICLKNIGIYSIAGLSYYFIGYNLMYVDVVDVIGSFKLTYGPSADELALLAGEADALAGVVENGYSRMSDWFFQMVFVATAASIVSGALAERVKMWSFFVFTLLLTAVVYPIVGAWTWGEGWLYQLGFTDFAGSTIVHSTGGWAALAGVIIVGPRLGRFRRDGTVRNAPPSNILNVTLGVFILWLGWFGFNGGSQLALGGAVDAVAMSQIIVNTNLAAAAGVMAALAVSRLVFGRIDLFAGLNGAIAGLVSITAGPDLAEPYWAVLIGVIGALICTGGLKLLEVVKLDDVVGAIPAHLFAGVWGTIAVAIFGTGDILAQLAGVASIGAFVFLASLAIWKILSLTIGARVSRDVEQIGQDSGELGMEAYPEFVLMPENFDE, via the coding sequence ATGCGGGCGTTCAGTAGCAAGCACATTCGGAAGGGCCGTCTGGCGTTGGCGGCGTTTGCCGGGGTCGCGTTACTGGCGGCGCTGCCGGTCGCGGTCGCAGCCGCCGTCGACACCGAGACCGAATTCGTCCTGAACACCTTCTCCTTCCTGATCTGGGGCGCGCTGGTGATGTGGATGTGCGCCGGCTTCACGATGCTCGAATCGGGGTCGGTCAGGACCAAGAACGCCGCAATGATCTGCCTGAAGAACATCGGCATCTACTCCATCGCCGGCCTCTCCTACTACTTCATCGGATACAACCTCATGTACGTCGACGTCGTCGACGTGATCGGCTCGTTCAAGCTGACGTACGGTCCTTCGGCCGACGAGCTGGCGCTGCTGGCCGGCGAAGCCGATGCCCTGGCGGGCGTGGTCGAGAACGGCTACTCGCGGATGTCGGACTGGTTCTTCCAGATGGTGTTCGTGGCGACCGCCGCCTCGATCGTCTCCGGCGCGCTGGCTGAACGGGTGAAGATGTGGTCGTTCTTCGTGTTCACGCTGCTGCTGACCGCTGTCGTTTACCCGATCGTGGGCGCCTGGACCTGGGGCGAGGGCTGGCTTTATCAACTCGGCTTCACCGATTTCGCGGGCTCCACGATCGTGCACAGCACCGGCGGTTGGGCGGCCCTGGCGGGGGTGATCATCGTCGGTCCCCGGCTGGGCCGATTCCGCCGCGACGGCACGGTGCGCAACGCCCCGCCGTCGAACATCCTCAACGTGACCCTGGGCGTCTTCATCCTCTGGCTCGGCTGGTTCGGGTTCAACGGCGGCTCGCAGCTGGCCCTGGGCGGGGCCGTGGACGCGGTGGCGATGAGCCAAATCATCGTCAATACCAATCTGGCGGCGGCGGCCGGGGTTATGGCGGCACTGGCCGTCTCGCGCCTGGTGTTTGGCCGGATCGACCTCTTCGCGGGCCTCAATGGCGCGATCGCCGGGTTGGTCTCGATCACCGCCGGACCGGACCTTGCCGAGCCTTACTGGGCGGTTTTGATCGGAGTAATCGGCGCTCTGATCTGCACCGGCGGGTTGAAGCTGCTCGAGGTGGTGAAGCTCGACGACGTCGTAGGCGCGATCCCGGCCCACCTCTTCGCCGGGGTGTGGGGGACCATAGCGGTGGCGATCTTCGGGACCGGCGACATCCTGGCCCAGCTGGCCGGCGTGGCTTCGATCGGGGCGTTCGTCTTCCTGGCCTCGCTGGCGATCTGGAAGATCCTGTCGTTGACCATCGGTGCGAGAGTCTCGCGGGACGTCGAGCAGATCGGCCAGGACAGCGGCGAGTTGGGCATGGAGGCCTACCCCGAATTCGTGCTCATGCCTGAAAACTTCGACGAATAA
- a CDS encoding 4-carboxymuconolactone decarboxylase has translation MPSELYERGLPVRREVLGREYVDRSIAEADEFLRPLQEQITEHAWGTIWTRPGLTRRDRSLLNVGMLTALNRPHELRLHARGALNNGVTRDELREIMLQVAVYCGAPAALDGTRVIREVLAEADSRAG, from the coding sequence ATGCCCTCCGAGTTGTACGAACGGGGACTGCCGGTTCGACGAGAGGTTCTCGGCCGCGAGTACGTGGACCGCTCGATCGCCGAGGCGGATGAATTCCTGCGGCCCCTGCAGGAACAGATAACCGAACACGCATGGGGCACGATCTGGACCCGACCGGGGCTGACGCGGAGGGATCGCAGCCTGCTGAACGTGGGAATGCTCACGGCCTTGAATCGGCCGCATGAACTCCGGCTGCACGCGCGCGGGGCGCTGAACAACGGCGTAACCCGCGACGAATTGCGCGAAATCATGCTGCAGGTCGCCGTTTACTGCGGGGCCCCAGCGGCGCTGGACGGCACCCGGGTCATCCGCGAGGTCCTGGCCGAAGCAGACTCCCGAGCCGGCTAG
- the iolG gene encoding inositol 2-dehydrogenase, protein MIRIAQFGAGRIGQVHGPNLAASSRFELVGVSDPVQAPADALAADLGCSVVTPEEIFADDSIEAVLIASSTDTHAELIEAAVRAGKAAFCEKPIHLDSGRARECLEVVNEHSGRLAMGFNRRYDPNFAELKAKLDAGRIGTTEMVSIISHDAEPPWPEYVKVSGGLYRDMMIHDFDIARWLLGEEPIQVYASGSVLIDPAIGEAGDVDSAMVIMRTASGKLCHINCSRRNAGGYDQRVEVHGSDGKLLLDNVSSNTVSVAGAGDTRVDPPPNFFVERYADSYRLELDEFADGIESGDFKSPTGADGLNALLLADAATTSSQTGQPVAVQLV, encoded by the coding sequence GTGATCAGGATCGCACAATTCGGGGCCGGCCGCATCGGACAGGTGCACGGGCCCAATCTGGCCGCCAGCTCGAGGTTCGAGTTGGTCGGGGTCTCCGACCCGGTCCAGGCGCCCGCCGACGCGTTGGCCGCAGACCTGGGTTGTTCGGTGGTGACCCCGGAGGAGATATTCGCCGACGATTCGATCGAGGCGGTGCTGATCGCCTCGTCGACCGATACCCACGCCGAGCTGATCGAGGCCGCGGTCCGCGCCGGCAAGGCCGCGTTCTGTGAAAAACCGATTCATCTCGATTCGGGCCGCGCGCGCGAGTGCCTGGAAGTGGTTAATGAGCACTCTGGGCGCCTGGCGATGGGATTCAACCGCCGCTACGACCCGAACTTTGCCGAACTGAAAGCCAAACTCGACGCCGGCCGGATCGGCACGACCGAGATGGTCAGCATCATCAGTCACGACGCCGAACCGCCCTGGCCCGAATACGTCAAGGTGTCGGGCGGGCTGTATCGCGACATGATGATTCACGACTTCGACATCGCCCGCTGGCTGCTCGGCGAGGAACCGATCCAGGTCTACGCCAGCGGATCGGTCCTGATCGATCCGGCGATTGGCGAAGCCGGCGACGTCGATTCGGCGATGGTGATCATGCGCACCGCCAGCGGCAAGCTGTGCCACATCAACTGCTCACGGCGCAACGCCGGCGGCTACGACCAGCGGGTCGAGGTGCACGGATCAGACGGAAAACTGCTGTTGGACAACGTGTCCTCCAACACCGTAAGCGTCGCCGGCGCCGGCGACACGCGGGTCGATCCACCGCCGAATTTCTTTGTCGAGCGCTACGCCGACTCCTACCGACTGGAGCTGGACGAATTCGCCGACGGCATCGAAAGCGGCGACTTCAAGTCGCCAACCGGGGCCGACGGGCTCAACGCGCTGCTGCTGGCCGACGCGGCCACGACCTCAAGCCAAACCGGCCAACCCGTGGCGGTGCAACTGGTCTGA
- a CDS encoding sulfatase-like hydrolase/transferase, giving the protein MSKPPNIVIFMPDQMRWDCTSHSGNRLLAMPHFDALAEEGAVFSNFYVNNTVCTPSRCAMFTGQYPHNRGHRSLWYLLQEHEPNVLRELKQAGYHVHLTGKNHLLADDAVESSISSRTLSPLGVERHNLMNPPDWLDERYRYTLYYGERPADLARDFDRDWVDGALEFLGSNPPEPFCLVITLFFPHPPYWVEEPYYSMYDRDAVPLPRPARDGGSPIYHREIAERYGVAELSEEELREIVAVYYGMCSRIDDQFGEVCGALRGAGVYDETAIVYLSDHGDYCGDWQLTEKWPSGFEDPLANIPFAIKAPGVAGGQQFDQLAEAVDLTATLQDLAGIESGHDHFGLSLMPLLAGERNWHKEAVYCEGGHLPHETQALEITSKYSSLLCYHQKAAIQTENRASVCKSVMVRSGKWKFVMRLSDLDELYDLEADPREMVNLARDPDHAAIVRELTDRIARWYIETGDYVPREKDEAGRPAH; this is encoded by the coding sequence ATGTCCAAACCCCCCAACATCGTCATCTTCATGCCCGACCAGATGCGCTGGGACTGCACGTCCCACAGCGGCAACCGCCTGCTGGCGATGCCCCACTTCGACGCCCTGGCAGAGGAAGGGGCGGTGTTTTCTAACTTCTACGTAAACAACACCGTCTGCACCCCCTCGCGCTGCGCGATGTTTACCGGGCAGTACCCGCACAATCGCGGCCACCGATCGCTCTGGTACCTCCTCCAGGAACACGAACCCAACGTCCTGCGGGAGCTGAAGCAGGCCGGCTACCACGTCCACCTGACCGGCAAAAACCACCTGCTGGCCGATGACGCGGTCGAATCGAGCATTTCCTCGCGGACGCTCTCTCCGCTCGGCGTCGAGCGCCATAACCTGATGAATCCCCCCGATTGGCTGGACGAGCGCTATCGCTACACGCTCTATTACGGGGAGCGACCCGCCGACCTGGCGCGCGATTTCGACCGCGACTGGGTGGACGGGGCCCTGGAATTCCTAGGTTCGAATCCGCCCGAGCCGTTCTGCCTGGTGATCACCCTCTTCTTCCCGCACCCGCCCTACTGGGTGGAAGAGCCGTACTACTCCATGTACGACCGCGACGCGGTCCCGCTGCCGCGCCCGGCCCGCGACGGGGGCAGTCCGATTTACCATCGCGAGATTGCCGAGCGCTACGGAGTGGCCGAACTCTCCGAGGAAGAGTTGCGGGAAATCGTGGCCGTCTACTACGGCATGTGCTCGCGCATCGACGACCAGTTCGGCGAGGTCTGCGGGGCCCTGCGCGGGGCCGGGGTGTACGACGAGACCGCGATCGTATACCTCTCCGATCACGGTGACTACTGCGGTGACTGGCAATTGACCGAGAAATGGCCCTCCGGGTTCGAGGACCCGCTCGCCAACATTCCCTTTGCGATCAAGGCGCCGGGTGTCGCCGGCGGTCAGCAGTTCGACCAGCTCGCCGAAGCGGTCGACCTGACCGCCACGCTGCAGGACCTGGCCGGGATCGAGTCGGGCCACGACCATTTCGGTCTGAGCCTTATGCCGCTGCTGGCGGGCGAGCGCAACTGGCACAAGGAAGCGGTCTATTGCGAAGGCGGTCACCTCCCGCACGAGACCCAGGCCCTCGAGATAACCAGCAAGTACTCCAGCCTGCTCTGCTATCACCAGAAAGCGGCGATTCAGACCGAGAACCGCGCCTCAGTCTGCAAATCGGTGATGGTCCGCTCCGGCAAGTGGAAGTTCGTAATGCGGCTATCCGACCTGGACGAGCTATACGACCTGGAGGCCGATCCGCGGGAGATGGTCAACCTGGCCCGGGACCCGGATCATGCCGCGATCGTCCGCGAGCTAACCGACCGGATCGCGCGCTGGTATATCGAAACCGGCGATTACGTGCCCCGGGAGAAGGACGAGGCCGGCAGGCCCGCCCACTGA
- a CDS encoding cupin domain-containing protein, translating into MRAKVLSVDSMEPISRGGGIKSYPFFGEWTGAEQLVSGMSVFPPGTVIVEHTHNVEEIVVVIGGQGNAIIDGEVFPVKAVSTTWIPAEVPHYFENTGEGDLTILWFYGEIEVVRKIVATGEVIPHLSARDRSIAANS; encoded by the coding sequence ATGCGCGCCAAAGTACTTTCAGTCGATTCAATGGAGCCCATTTCGCGTGGCGGCGGAATAAAGTCCTATCCCTTTTTCGGCGAGTGGACCGGCGCGGAACAGCTGGTCTCCGGAATGAGTGTTTTCCCGCCCGGGACGGTAATCGTCGAGCACACCCACAACGTCGAAGAAATAGTGGTCGTGATCGGCGGGCAAGGCAACGCGATCATCGACGGCGAGGTCTTTCCGGTAAAGGCGGTCTCGACCACCTGGATACCGGCCGAGGTGCCGCACTACTTCGAGAACACCGGGGAGGGGGACCTGACGATTCTCTGGTTCTACGGCGAAATCGAGGTGGTGCGCAAGATAGTTGCCACCGGTGAGGTCATACCGCACCTCTCCGCCCGCGACCGTTCGATAGCGGCCAATTCCTAG
- a CDS encoding ribonuclease activity regulator RraA, with product MNRSDQDLARQLAKVTPATATHLLEQKGISNTYMAGLQAVVPVSGVIVGRARTLRQIPMREDVHKAMVAAGSNPQRLVSDNISEGDFLVIDSGGEVTAGSIGDIISARIKAQGGVGVISDGGLRDGVQIRELVGLPCFVKGIHGAASQRSFMAIDYDQPVRCCGTSVFPGDWILADGDGAVVIPPSLAAEIAAEGSAIEHKETFIRERVLEHGYPLSEAYPPNEKTLAEYEQWKLANPQ from the coding sequence ATGAATCGCAGCGACCAGGACCTTGCCCGCCAATTGGCCAAGGTCACCCCAGCCACCGCGACCCACCTGCTGGAGCAGAAGGGGATTTCCAACACCTACATGGCGGGGCTGCAGGCGGTGGTGCCGGTCAGCGGCGTCATCGTGGGCCGCGCCCGAACGCTGCGCCAGATTCCGATGCGCGAAGACGTTCACAAGGCCATGGTCGCGGCCGGCAGCAACCCGCAACGGCTGGTCTCCGACAACATTTCCGAGGGCGACTTCCTGGTAATTGATTCGGGCGGCGAAGTTACCGCCGGTTCGATCGGCGACATCATCTCGGCGCGGATAAAGGCCCAGGGCGGGGTCGGGGTCATTTCCGACGGCGGCCTGCGCGACGGAGTCCAGATCCGCGAGTTGGTCGGCCTGCCGTGCTTTGTCAAGGGCATTCACGGAGCCGCTTCGCAGCGATCGTTCATGGCGATTGACTACGATCAGCCGGTCCGCTGCTGCGGCACCAGCGTCTTTCCCGGGGACTGGATCCTCGCCGACGGCGACGGCGCGGTGGTGATCCCGCCGTCGCTGGCGGCCGAAATCGCGGCCGAAGGGAGCGCGATCGAGCACAAAGAGACGTTCATCCGCGAAAGGGTGCTCGAACACGGCTATCCGCTCTCGGAGGCCTATCCGCCCAACGAAAAGACCCTGGCCGAATACGAGCAGTGGAAGCTCGCCAATCCGCAGTAA
- a CDS encoding Gfo/Idh/MocA family oxidoreductase: MATKRISIGIIGTGWMGSVHCRAYREVRERFPESGISADLVACADNLPGRAAAEAQRLGIPRSTEDWRELLDDPSIDAVSIATRNDSHAEIAIAAAEAGKHIFCEKPVGRTPEETAAIAAAARRSGVVTFVGFCYRWVPVVSYAAQLAASGRLGRILHYRGVFFAAYGAPPQGFRTWRYVFEQSGYGVLGDLMTHVVDMATLLAGPVSEVSSQKQHVYEQRPEPRLGVDHYALGSDSDPMLPVDNEDSVYAQARLESGATATFEASRVMQTPANEFGFTIYGTEGVASWQFNLLNKLQLYIAGEEPERIGLTTVFAGRHHPNHARFSADLGGGIDYEALQVIGAHQFLSAIAAGKSEAPDFESTLQVARVNAAMARSWDSGRWEQVAAIP, encoded by the coding sequence ATGGCTACCAAGCGGATTTCCATCGGAATCATCGGGACCGGCTGGATGGGTTCGGTCCACTGCCGCGCCTATCGGGAGGTCCGGGAGCGGTTTCCCGAAAGCGGGATATCGGCGGACCTTGTGGCGTGCGCCGACAACCTGCCCGGACGCGCCGCGGCCGAGGCGCAGCGGCTCGGCATCCCGCGCTCGACCGAGGATTGGCGGGAGCTGCTGGACGATCCCTCCATCGACGCGGTCAGCATTGCCACCCGCAATGACTCCCATGCCGAAATAGCAATCGCCGCGGCCGAGGCCGGGAAGCACATCTTCTGCGAGAAACCGGTCGGGCGCACGCCCGAAGAGACCGCCGCGATCGCCGCTGCCGCGCGGCGCAGCGGCGTGGTCACGTTCGTGGGTTTCTGCTACCGCTGGGTGCCGGTCGTCAGCTACGCCGCCCAGCTCGCCGCCAGCGGCAGGCTGGGTCGGATCCTGCACTACCGCGGAGTCTTCTTCGCCGCCTACGGGGCGCCGCCGCAGGGATTTCGGACCTGGCGCTACGTTTTCGAACAGTCCGGATACGGGGTGCTGGGCGACCTGATGACGCACGTCGTTGACATGGCGACCCTGCTGGCTGGTCCGGTAAGCGAAGTCTCCTCGCAGAAGCAGCACGTATACGAACAGCGGCCGGAACCGAGACTGGGGGTCGACCACTACGCTCTTGGGTCGGACTCCGATCCAATGTTGCCCGTCGACAACGAGGACTCGGTTTATGCCCAGGCGCGGCTCGAGTCGGGGGCGACGGCGACTTTCGAGGCCTCCCGGGTGATGCAGACGCCGGCGAACGAATTCGGTTTCACCATCTACGGCACCGAAGGCGTCGCATCCTGGCAATTCAACCTGCTCAACAAGCTACAGCTCTACATCGCCGGCGAGGAACCCGAGCGTATCGGGCTCACTACCGTGTTCGCCGGCCGGCACCATCCCAACCACGCGCGCTTTTCGGCCGATCTGGGCGGTGGGATCGACTACGAAGCCCTGCAGGTGATTGGCGCCCACCAGTTCCTGAGCGCGATCGCGGCCGGCAAATCCGAGGCCCCCGACTTCGAGTCGACCCTGCAAGTGGCGCGCGTGAACGCGGCGATGGCCCGATCCTGGGATTCGGGACGCTGGGAGCAGGTGGCCGCGATTCCCTGA
- the iolD gene encoding 3D-(3,5/4)-trihydroxycyclohexane-1,2-dione acylhydrolase (decyclizing): protein MYTTYDSHETVRLTMAQALVRFINAQHSEFDGVRQRFIQGIWGIFGHGNVSGLSQAIHEYGGPGLPYHQPFNEQAQVHAAAGFAKAKRRLATMACTTSIGPGATNMITGAATATIDRIPVLLLPSDYFATRHQGQILQDIEHPVNQDYSVTDCFRPAVRFFDRITRPEQLLFSLPEAFRVLTDPAETGAVCLALCQDIQNWAFDYPTNFFRENTWLIERRPPTRVAIERAAELLAAARAPLIIAGGGVRYSNAEESLTGFAERFGVPVAETYAGRSVISRDSELLLGGIGMNGTRAAAHAAENADLVICVGTRLADYTTGSNSIFQNPDVGFISINVSPRDSIKLGAHPVVADAVLALEQLGAAAADRGVSPNPDWLEAVGNARRSWRAEIAEVQVPAAGKPLTHPQLIGVLNRHARAGDIMIAAAGTPVGEMCKLWDGTGGRTAMLEFGNSCMGYEIPAAIGVRKTDPPGEVFVHIGDGGFLMHPSELITALQERAKITVIIVRNLGFQSINAHQRRTVGHSLGNEFRWRDPESNTLELGDFVEIPFAEIAAGMGARSWSVDSAADLSAALEEARGQAGPCLIEVDVDKYTTAPSPGVWWDVYAAEVSNDPVVVKVSEESQRGRARQRYYW, encoded by the coding sequence ATGTACACGACCTACGACTCGCACGAGACCGTGCGCCTGACCATGGCGCAGGCGCTGGTGCGCTTCATCAACGCCCAGCACTCCGAATTCGACGGCGTGCGGCAGCGGTTCATCCAGGGAATCTGGGGGATCTTCGGACACGGGAACGTCTCGGGCCTGAGCCAGGCGATCCACGAATACGGCGGACCGGGACTGCCCTATCACCAGCCGTTCAACGAACAGGCCCAAGTGCACGCCGCGGCCGGATTCGCCAAGGCCAAGCGGCGCCTGGCGACGATGGCCTGCACGACCTCGATCGGACCGGGCGCGACCAACATGATCACCGGCGCGGCCACCGCCACGATCGATCGGATCCCGGTCCTGCTGCTCCCCTCGGACTACTTCGCCACCCGCCACCAGGGCCAAATCCTGCAGGATATCGAGCATCCGGTAAACCAGGACTACTCGGTGACCGACTGCTTCCGGCCGGCGGTCCGGTTTTTCGACCGGATCACCCGTCCCGAACAGCTGCTGTTCTCGCTGCCAGAAGCCTTCCGGGTCCTGACCGATCCGGCCGAAACCGGGGCAGTCTGCCTGGCGCTGTGCCAGGACATCCAGAACTGGGCATTTGACTACCCAACCAATTTTTTCCGCGAAAACACCTGGCTGATCGAGCGAAGGCCACCCACAAGGGTCGCGATCGAACGCGCCGCCGAACTGCTCGCTGCCGCACGCGCGCCGTTGATCATCGCCGGCGGGGGCGTTCGCTATTCGAACGCCGAGGAATCGCTGACCGGATTCGCAGAGCGCTTCGGGGTGCCGGTTGCCGAGACCTATGCCGGACGCAGCGTGATCTCCCGCGACAGCGAGCTGCTGCTGGGCGGGATCGGGATGAACGGTACCCGCGCCGCGGCGCACGCGGCCGAGAACGCCGACCTGGTAATCTGCGTCGGCACCCGGCTCGCCGACTACACCACCGGATCCAATTCCATCTTCCAGAACCCCGACGTCGGGTTCATTTCCATCAACGTCAGCCCCCGCGATTCGATCAAGCTGGGCGCCCATCCGGTCGTCGCCGACGCCGTCCTCGCCCTGGAACAGTTAGGAGCCGCCGCCGCCGATCGCGGCGTATCTCCCAACCCGGATTGGCTGGAAGCGGTCGGCAACGCCCGGCGCAGCTGGCGCGCCGAGATCGCCGAAGTGCAGGTCCCCGCGGCCGGCAAGCCCCTGACCCATCCGCAGTTGATCGGTGTCCTGAACCGGCACGCCCGGGCCGGAGACATCATGATCGCCGCGGCCGGCACGCCGGTCGGGGAAATGTGCAAGCTTTGGGACGGCACCGGCGGACGGACGGCCATGCTCGAATTCGGCAATTCCTGCATGGGCTACGAGATACCGGCCGCGATCGGCGTGCGCAAGACCGATCCCCCAGGCGAAGTATTCGTCCACATTGGCGACGGGGGGTTCCTGATGCACCCGTCCGAGTTGATAACCGCCCTCCAGGAACGCGCCAAGATCACCGTGATCATCGTCCGCAATTTGGGCTTCCAGTCGATCAACGCCCATCAGCGGCGCACCGTGGGGCACAGCCTGGGCAACGAGTTCCGCTGGCGCGATCCCGAATCGAACACGCTTGAACTCGGCGATTTCGTCGAGATTCCGTTCGCCGAAATCGCCGCCGGCATGGGGGCGCGAAGCTGGTCGGTAGACAGCGCCGCCGATTTATCGGCCGCCCTGGAGGAAGCCCGTGGCCAGGCCGGCCCCTGTCTGATCGAAGTCGACGTCGACAAGTACACCACCGCGCCCTCGCCGGGGGTGTGGTGGGACGTCTACGCGGCCGAGGTGAGCAACGACCCGGTAGTGGTCAAGGTGTCGGAGGAAAGCCAGCGCGGACGCGCCCGCCAGCGCTACTACTGGTAA
- a CDS encoding TIM barrel protein, with the protein MPLKVRVASSPTSWGVSFASDPLQPPWNRFLDEVARSGYRWIESGGFGYLPTDPRRLGTQLVARGLSICGGRVMRNYLFDDEQDSIRQECFQLAELLSAAGAEAIILIEGLYREKETGRLIDEPELDEARFKLLVERVVDLARALRSNFPLKTYFHPHAETHVCTEEHMDRFFELAADPELGQVLDTGHHAYCGGDPNSYMARNHARIPYVHLKNIHPEVHARCQAEGTGFLPSVRAGVFCEPEYGLFDLRDFRRVLEEVEFDGFAVVEQDLYPVETFAVPEPIATRTRNWLSRNGFG; encoded by the coding sequence GTGCCGCTTAAAGTCAGGGTCGCCAGTTCGCCCACCTCCTGGGGCGTATCGTTCGCATCCGATCCCCTGCAGCCGCCGTGGAACCGGTTCCTGGACGAGGTGGCCCGCTCCGGATATCGCTGGATCGAATCCGGCGGGTTCGGCTACCTGCCGACCGACCCGCGGCGCCTGGGCACCCAGCTGGTCGCGCGCGGACTTTCAATTTGCGGCGGCAGGGTAATGCGCAACTACCTGTTCGATGACGAGCAGGACTCGATCCGCCAGGAGTGCTTCCAACTGGCCGAACTCCTCTCGGCCGCCGGCGCCGAAGCGATCATCCTCATCGAAGGCCTTTACCGCGAAAAAGAGACCGGGCGCCTGATCGACGAACCCGAGCTGGATGAAGCCAGGTTCAAGCTGCTGGTCGAGCGGGTGGTAGATCTGGCCCGGGCGCTGCGGTCTAACTTTCCGCTCAAGACTTACTTCCATCCCCATGCCGAGACCCATGTCTGCACCGAAGAGCACATGGACCGGTTCTTCGAACTGGCCGCCGACCCCGAACTGGGCCAGGTCCTGGACACCGGCCACCACGCCTACTGCGGCGGCGACCCCAATTCCTACATGGCCCGCAACCACGCCCGCATACCGTACGTGCACCTGAAGAACATTCATCCCGAGGTTCACGCGCGCTGCCAGGCCGAGGGAACGGGATTCCTGCCCAGCGTCCGCGCCGGGGTGTTCTGCGAACCCGAATACGGGCTTTTCGACCTGCGCGATTTCCGACGTGTGCTGGAAGAGGTCGAGTTCGACGGATTCGCGGTCGTGGAACAGGATCTCTATCCGGTGGAGACGTTCGCGGTGCCGGAGCCGATCGCCACCCGGACACGCAACTGGCTCAGCCGGAACGGATTCGGCTGA
- a CDS encoding phytanoyl-CoA dioxygenase family protein, whose protein sequence is MQPSRLSRSQQARFASCGALVLKRALAAEIQALEDAFERVFGAWSGPAGQRASMTGFLELDPVLSGLRSHGMINRLQASLVPGRSLVQIASTGNLHSGDNPWHVDGVGTDTIHVRINVYLDPVAVGRGCLLVIPGSHRYGPWQSGPAPDPIVRLPDWYDPGGAWIGLESEPGDVVVIDRRIIHASLGGGLRRRMFNLDLKEGKGRAA, encoded by the coding sequence ATGCAGCCTTCAAGGTTGAGTCGCAGCCAGCAGGCGCGTTTCGCCAGCTGCGGTGCGCTTGTCCTTAAAAGGGCGTTGGCGGCGGAGATTCAGGCGCTGGAAGATGCGTTCGAACGCGTCTTTGGCGCCTGGTCCGGCCCCGCCGGCCAGCGCGCGTCCATGACCGGGTTCCTGGAACTCGATCCGGTCCTCTCCGGGCTCCGATCGCACGGAATGATCAATCGCCTGCAGGCCTCGCTGGTCCCCGGCAGGAGTCTGGTCCAGATCGCCAGCACGGGAAACCTCCATTCCGGCGACAACCCATGGCACGTCGACGGGGTGGGAACGGACACTATCCACGTGCGGATCAACGTCTACTTGGACCCGGTCGCGGTCGGCCGCGGCTGCCTGTTGGTAATCCCGGGATCGCACCGGTACGGGCCGTGGCAATCGGGTCCGGCGCCGGACCCGATCGTCCGGTTGCCGGACTGGTACGATCCGGGCGGAGCCTGGATCGGACTGGAATCTGAACCGGGCGATGTAGTGGTTATCGACCGCCGCATAATCCACGCCTCCTTGGGCGGGGGTCTCCGGCGGCGAATGTTCAATCTCGATTTGAAGGAAGGCAAGGGTCGTGCCGCTTAA